CTAAGCCTTAGCTACAACAACAGCTGGCGCAGCGTCAGTATGAGCCTCAACTACAGCTACAGCCGCAACGCGCTGCGCCAGCAGGCGCACACGGCGCGCGAAGATCGCGTGCTGGCGCTGTCGCTTAGCGTGCCGCTCGGCCACGCGGGCGGGCAGACATGGGCAAACTACCAGTTGAACAGCGCCCGGCACGGCGGCGACAGCCAGTCGTTAGGGCTGAGCGGCGTGACGCTGGCGGATAACAACCTGAGCTGGAGCCTGCGCCAGGGCTACGCCACGCGCAACCAGGGCAGCAGCGGTAGCGCGGAGCTGGACTATCGCGGCGGCTACGGTGAGGCGGACGCGGGTTACGCCTGGGATCGTCACAGCCGCCGCCTCAGCTATGGACTCAGCGGCGCGCTGACGGCGCACCGCGACGGCATTACCCTTAGCCAGCCGCTGGGTGAGACGGTCGCGCTGGTGAAAGCGCCGGGCATCGCCGGCGCATCGCTGGTCAACCAGACCGGCGTACGCACCGATCTGCGCGGCTACACCCTGGTGCCTTACGTCAGGCCGTTTCGGGTGAATGAGCTGTCGCTTGATCCCTTATCGCTGCCGAACAGCGTTGAACTCACCCGCACCAGCGCCCAGGTGATCCCCACGCGTGGCGCCGTAGTACGTGCCGATTTCAGCGGCCGCGCAGGCCAGCGCGCCCTGATCAGGCTAACGCGCGGCAACGGCCTGCCGGTTCCCTTCGGCGCCACGGTCCGGCTGGCGGAAGAAACATCCGACTACAGCAGCATCGTCGGCAGTGAAGGCGAAGTCTGGCTCAGCGGGCTGGCTGACCACGGCACGCTACTGGTGAGCTGGGGCAGCGGCCCCGACAGCCAGTGCCAGGCCAGCTTTATGCTGCCGGCAGGGGAAGGCGAGTCCATCAGTCAGCTGCAGGCCATTTGTCGCTAACCGCATTTAAAGGAACCAGGATGCATACATTAACAGGCGCGGCGGGCATTATTATGCTGGCCGCCATACTGCCCGCCGATAGCCGGGCCGCAGGCTGCGATATCAAGGCGCCCGGAACGCAGCGCATCACGCTGCCCGATCTGCTGTTGGATCCGAACCTGCCGTTGGGCAGCGTTATCGGCAGCCAGACCCTCAGCCTGGCGGGCGTGGCCGCCCAGCGCTGCGTCGGCAGCATTCCGTATCAGTCGATGATGAGCGGCAGCTGGAGCCGACCGAGCGGTACGCTGCCCGGCGTTTATGAGACCGGCGTGCCGGGCGTAGGGGTAAAGGTTTCTGATTACCTGTTCAGCGATCGAACGGTGCCGCTTGCGGAGACGCTGACGCCCGACCCGAACGCGCCGCTTTCCGGCAGCGACATTCAGCTGCTGTTTTACCGCACTGGCGATATCACGCCGGGCAGCTTTCCCGGCGGCGAAGTGGCGCGCTTTACGCTGCCCGACGCCAGCGGCGATCCGGTCGTCGCGATCAGTCTGCAGGCGGTGGCGGGCAGCGTGCGGCTAAAAAGCTGCTATGCCAAATCGCCGAACCTGACGGTGCAGCTGGGCCGCGTTAACCGTAGCGCCTTTGTCGGCATGAGCAGCAGCGTGGCGCCGACCTCATTTAACGTAGAGCTGGTGTGTCAGGGCGATCTGCCGGTAAAGGTGGCGTTCTCGACCGTCGGCGGCGCATCGTCGCCAGAGCCGGGCATTGTACCGATCGAAAGCGGAGAGGGCACCGCCAGCGGCGTGGCAATAAAAATTATGCATCGCGACGGCTCGCCGCTGCGTTTCGATACGCCGCAGCCCTATCGCCTTCACGGCGAACCGCAGGTGACGATCCCGCTGCTGGCGACCTATACGCCGATCGGCACCTCTATCACGCCCGGCAAGGCGCACGCGGCCATCACCTTTACCATTACGCAGAACTAGAGCGGGCCACTTACCGAACGGGAT
This DNA window, taken from Mixta gaviniae, encodes the following:
- a CDS encoding fimbrial protein, encoding MHTLTGAAGIIMLAAILPADSRAAGCDIKAPGTQRITLPDLLLDPNLPLGSVIGSQTLSLAGVAAQRCVGSIPYQSMMSGSWSRPSGTLPGVYETGVPGVGVKVSDYLFSDRTVPLAETLTPDPNAPLSGSDIQLLFYRTGDITPGSFPGGEVARFTLPDASGDPVVAISLQAVAGSVRLKSCYAKSPNLTVQLGRVNRSAFVGMSSSVAPTSFNVELVCQGDLPVKVAFSTVGGASSPEPGIVPIESGEGTASGVAIKIMHRDGSPLRFDTPQPYRLHGEPQVTIPLLATYTPIGTSITPGKAHAAITFTITQN